A stretch of DNA from Dokdonia sp. PRO95:
CCCCTGCAGATGTAGCGCCTGCTAGGTAATCATACTTCTCATTAAATAGATTTACACCTGCCTCTACCCGATGTTTAAAGTTTATGGCATATAATCCTAATACTTCAAAGGAGGTATTGCTGTACTTATAATCTGCAGTTCCTTCTTCTAGAAAAACTGGCTCCTGCGTGGTTAATCGCTGCGCATTGACCGCAATCCCGAACTTATTATTAAATAAAAATGGAGCTCTAAGATTCACTCCATAAGAATTAAAAATATCTCGTTGATAAAATCCTCCGAAGGCTATATTTCTACCTAAGGTATTGAACTCGTATACACCTATTCTAAAGGCAAATTCATCATCGTTAGTAGTATAGACATTAAGCTGAGGGTTTATTGTTATATTCTCTTCAATATAATAGCGAACTTCATAATTATCATAAGAAGGAATCACTTGATAATATGCGTGCCGTACTGCTGGCAATCTTTTGAGTCTAATGATATCTACCTCTAGCATTGTAGAATCTAAAGGACTATCTACACGCAAATCACTAATTAACTTGATAAAAGAGGTCTTAAGTTTTTTGTTGCCATGAATGGTAAAATGATCCACAAAGCCTTCTTGCGCATTACTCATAGAGCAATACAACATAAGTAAAATGTATAACCAAAAGTATTTCATGTACTGTAGGATTTACTATGCTTTATAATTGGGTTATCTCATAATCAACATATTCTCTTACATTAAAAATACTGCCCTATCCCAAATACAAGTCCGCGATTTTGAGTTGCTCCAAGTCCTACTCCATAATCCAACCTAATGACAGCGTTGAAGATACGTTTATGTATAAAGCGCACTCCTAAACCAGAGTACAACTCTACATTATTGATACTCGCTAGATCATCAAAACCCTCTCTAGGACTTCGTATTGACCCAGCATCTACAAAAGCATTTCCTTGAAGTACAAACCAATCCTTTTCTATAAGTGTGTGCCTATATTCTGTATTTACAAAGACAAAGGATGTCCCTCTATCAATATCATTACCTGCTCCTCTAAGATTAAACTGATTATCAACCGTAAAAGGAGCAAACTCAGATTCGTTATAAGAAGCATACCCTAGCTGTAGTCTACTTGCCCAATTACCCTTTGTGCCTACTTTTTTAAAATACTCTGTTGCATTTTGTGCTACAAGCCCTTCTTCTAAGAGACCATCACCGCCTAAAATATAACGCACATCAAGAAGATTGCGCACTCCCTCTACATATTGATACGTGATGTTTAAAAAATTAGTCTCATACTCTCCGCGTAGGGATACTTTATTTGCATCAAGTACTGCTGGCAGTACACTTTGCACCTCCGTATCATCGATGTCGTAAGATTCTTTGTATACTCTCACTCCTAACTCTGCCTTGTTGTGAAAATCTATTTCATACAATCCATAAACCTCTGCACCTACATCATCTTTCTTGTAGTTTATAGGAGTTTCACCTAAGTAAACAGGTTCAAAAGTCACATTTTTAATATAGTTGACACCTAAGCCCAATTTGTTAGTAATTAAGAAAGGTGCTTCCCAGTAAGCTCCATAAGAGTCAAAAACATCCCGCTGATAAAAGCCACCAAGTATCTGACTTTGACCAAGAAAATTAAATTCGAATGCGCTTACGCGAAAAGCAAAACTACCATCGTTTGCCTCAGAGATGCGCAATCCTGGGATAATGGTAAAATTTTCGACAATCTTATAGGTGAGTTTGTACGTGCTGTCTGTAAGTTTAGTTTGAACAACGGTTGCATTTGCAATGGCTGGTAGTCTATTTAAACGCTCAATATCTGTTGCGACTTTAATAGAGTCATATGCCGTTTGTGATTTTACTTTAATAAGCCTTCTCAATAAAGATTCATCTACACGTTTTAATCCCTCAAAAGTGATTTCTTCTATAATAGGTTCTTGTGAAAAAAGAAATGAAGTCATTAACAGAGCGCAGACGAGGGAGAAATATTTCATAAAGGCTATAGCTATATTAAAAACGTTGGTCGAAAGTAATGCACAATCATTGCGCAACACGCCATTATTTACTTAATTAAATGATGAGCATCCTATTTAATACTTACCATAATGCTGTCTTATTACAGCTTCGGCTGGTTTATTTTGAGGTGTAAACTGGTTGTTTTCTGGACCTCCTACCTCATCATGTTTTATAAACCATTTCCAGATAAATCCTCCTGCCATCCACTCTTCATCCCATACTGTATTAAAGAGAGCTTGCGTCGCTTGTGCCTGTCCTTCAAGATTTACGGTGGTCATAGACCTATCTGCCTTCCAAGGTTCTTTGCCCGTATAATCTACAGAGCGGTAACCAAATTCTGTAAAAATCACTTTGCGGTTTTCCGCTTTCGCGAAAGCGGACATCTCCTCCTTCCATCGTTGCCATCCAGCTGTAACACACTCCACAGATGGCGTTTGATCATCACAAACAGGAAAATAAGCATCAATCCCTATGTAGTCTAGTTGGCTCCAGAATGGGGTTTTCTTATACTCATCCCAGTTTGCAGCATACGTAAGTTTACCATTGTACACCTTTCTTATATCAATAATAAGTTGCGCCCAAAAATCTGGTCTGTTTGTTACAAATTGCTCTAGCTCTGTACCTATACAAAATATAGCTGCTCCTTCCTCTTGCGCCAGTGTGGCATAATCCATTATAAAATCACGATACGATTGCTCAAGTGCCAGCCACTCCTCTTCTGTCTCCATCTTGAGGTAACCAGTAAACTCACCACGACGTATCCATATCTGAGGTTTTACCATTACATCAATATTTGCTTTATGAAGTTCTGACACATAATTGCGACCTCCTTCTCTGGTCTCACCATACCACTGCCTATCTGTATTATAAACAATTTGCGGCTTGTCCATTTGTGGCACAAACCCAAACGGCATTACCGCAGCATAGTTTGCATTTATACGTTGTACAGGGCTTATATGAGTGCTATCTACCGGATTACGATTTGCAACAAAACTCACCCCGTTGATTTTCTTTTCTTCTGTTTTTTGAGCGGTACATGCTTGTAGACAAATCAATAAAAAGAAACATCCTATAATATTTTTCATCTACTTATTTTTTGACTTAAAGATATATGTTTATGATTAAAATTTGAAAATCATAGTAGCTATAAGAATTTACGTAAAAGCAATAAGACCCTAAGAGCTGGGTAACTCTCAAGGTCTATCATAGTGTGCTGTATACTCATTGTAGTTAACGTAAATAAATATACATTGCACTCGTAAAGAGCTTAGATTAGGGGAACCTAAGCGCTCTAGCTATATGTTAAAAAACTGCTCTCAACCCTAGGTTAAAAGTCTGCCCTAATCCAGTATCGTTTCCTCTTACAAAGTTTGTATATAACGCTTCAAGATTAAGAGCATCTGTAAGTTGATATTTTGCCCCACCGCCTACAGCTGTAAAGTCTTGTGAGAATTCGTTTCCTAGGTCAAGAAGTTGTGAGTGCTGTACAAGGCCTAATACTGTAAATTTCGAACTTGGGAAATAACTTAAAAACAATCCAGGAGTAAGACGCAAACTATCATTTGCAAAACTATCCTCATCATCTCCAAAGTTGAGCTCAGAATTCAAATCTGCAAATAGTTGCCAGTCTCCTCCTGCAAAAGTATGATCAAAGAAAAATCTGTTTTGCCATGTAAATCCTTTTTGATCAAGAAAAACACCTTCTTCTGTCTCATTATCTACTAGAGGAATAAAAAACGAACTCTGGATAGAGAAGTTATTTACTTTACTAAACGGAACAAACTTTACAGATGGTGCAATAGAAGTAAGACCACTACGAGCAGTACCTCGCTCACCATCAAATTTAAAAACATCAAAAGCATCACGACCTCCTATAGTGCTGGATCTGGCCTCTAGAATCAATCCTACGTTTACTCTATTATTATTTGAAACACCAGTGTACACTTCAAGTGTTGAGGTAAAGAAATTATTTCTTGGGATATCACGATCTTCACCATTTTCGCCAAAGGTATCTTTTGTTTCTGTGTAAAGATTATTAAACCATTTGATATCAAATTGCCCTTTTGAGATAAGTTTAGAAGGTGTGAGTGTCTGTATTACAGAGCCTCCGTCTTCAAGGTTTTCTGTATCATCTTGTGCAAAAGAAGTTGCTGCAATAAGCATTAAAGCGACTAGTAGGATTGTTTTTTTCATTGTAGTTGTTTTTGATTATTTGTTTGTGCGTCATACACCAGACGGCTAGGGTTTAATACTATCTGGTGAGAACGGCTTTTTAAGTCAATAGTTATCTACCTCGACAGGTATCGAGTAGTTGTAGTAGGTAAATTTTAAAGGAGTTATAGCAAGTAATCTATACCAGCTCTAATGTACTAGAAATTATTATTTAGTATCATTAAGTGTCCAGTCATAAGGGTAGTATGACAGCTTTGCATCACTAGAAATAGCCTCTTTCCGGTATTTATTTAAAAAATCTATCTCTGTACCATTGCGTACAAAATCTTCTTTATACCATTCAAATATTTGAGAAATCTGCACCTTATTTCCTTTCACTTTAATGAAGTTAGGATTATTTAAAGCAAGCGTAGTCTGGCGTTGTAATTGTGATTTTAATTTGGCTGGTGTATATGCCTCATTGATGATAGGAGGACATCCTAGTCCTGCACATACTAGCACAAAGTGAAAACGAGGTTCACCTGGAAATTGTGCTCTTAACTTCTTATTTTCTATATCGTTTAAAGTGATATTTGTCCCGCCTAACTTGAAGGTGTTTTTATCAAAGAAACCTTTTATAGATAGTGGTTGCTTTACCGGATATTTCTCTGTGATTCCTTTTATTACTGCTAGATTGTATGCGTTAATCCAAAACGATTGATACGTTGCCGCATCAGATGTGCTTACAGATATAGATGCTGCATTTTCTAATAGCTCATCTAGCGCTTGCGGGTTTGCCTTTACAGCGGCATAATTAACTAAACCGTTTTTTACGTTTGCCTTAAAAAAAGTATCTGCATCAGCAAAAAATGATGCAGTATCTTGAGCTTGGATATGCACACTTGACAAGGTGATTACAAGAAGTAGTGCGAGGTTGGTAATTGATTTCATAAGTAAACTTT
This window harbors:
- a CDS encoding POTRA domain-containing protein, which produces MTSFLFSQEPIIEEITFEGLKRVDESLLRRLIKVKSQTAYDSIKVATDIERLNRLPAIANATVVQTKLTDSTYKLTYKIVENFTIIPGLRISEANDGSFAFRVSAFEFNFLGQSQILGGFYQRDVFDSYGAYWEAPFLITNKLGLGVNYIKNVTFEPVYLGETPINYKKDDVGAEVYGLYEIDFHNKAELGVRVYKESYDIDDTEVQSVLPAVLDANKVSLRGEYETNFLNITYQYVEGVRNLLDVRYILGGDGLLEEGLVAQNATEYFKKVGTKGNWASRLQLGYASYNESEFAPFTVDNQFNLRGAGNDIDRGTSFVFVNTEYRHTLIEKDWFVLQGNAFVDAGSIRSPREGFDDLASINNVELYSGLGVRFIHKRIFNAVIRLDYGVGLGATQNRGLVFGIGQYF
- a CDS encoding glycoside hydrolase TIM-barrel-like domain-containing protein, translated to MKNIIGCFFLLICLQACTAQKTEEKKINGVSFVANRNPVDSTHISPVQRINANYAAVMPFGFVPQMDKPQIVYNTDRQWYGETREGGRNYVSELHKANIDVMVKPQIWIRRGEFTGYLKMETEEEWLALEQSYRDFIMDYATLAQEEGAAIFCIGTELEQFVTNRPDFWAQLIIDIRKVYNGKLTYAANWDEYKKTPFWSQLDYIGIDAYFPVCDDQTPSVECVTAGWQRWKEEMSAFAKAENRKVIFTEFGYRSVDYTGKEPWKADRSMTTVNLEGQAQATQALFNTVWDEEWMAGGFIWKWFIKHDEVGGPENNQFTPQNKPAEAVIRQHYGKY
- a CDS encoding DUF547 domain-containing protein, translated to MKSITNLALLLVITLSSVHIQAQDTASFFADADTFFKANVKNGLVNYAAVKANPQALDELLENAASISVSTSDAATYQSFWINAYNLAVIKGITEKYPVKQPLSIKGFFDKNTFKLGGTNITLNDIENKKLRAQFPGEPRFHFVLVCAGLGCPPIINEAYTPAKLKSQLQRQTTLALNNPNFIKVKGNKVQISQIFEWYKEDFVRNGTEIDFLNKYRKEAISSDAKLSYYPYDWTLNDTK